The Chitinophaga caeni genome segment TGGGAAATGACATCTTGCAAGTCCAGGTATTGAATAATCGCGGCAATCGCAACAATCCCTTGGTGATTAGCGCCGGTTAGGCTATTCAACTTTTCAACTGGAACTAAATTGACAGGAATCTTCTTTTCTTGGGCCAATTGTTTGATCTGGGGAATAATATCCCCCGTGGCAGTCCGTTGTAAAAAGATCCGTTCGATGGCTTTGCCACTCTTTATGGCTTCAATAAGCGGTTGACGACCAATTACCAGCGAAGATTGCTTTGGTTTCGGCGCCGAAGTTTTTTTATGTGTTCTAAAAGAAGGATTCATCGGGGCAAAGATACAGATAGTTTCCGTGAGAAGAATCAAAGCTTCCTAAAAGCGAGAAAAGCCAATAAGCTCCCAGCTAAATACATTGGGGTCGTAACCCTATTTCTCATGATTTGGGTTTTGAATTTTATCTTGATATAACCTGAACCCCCTGCTAGTTCGAGCTTCCAAGCTCGGACTTCCATGCCGTACAACGCTCAACTGATTGACTATCGTATTGGGCAGCATTAGAAATCTTACAAATGGTTGTTTATGGTGTGAGGTGGGCGTGCTTTGCCGTTTTCGATACTATTGTTAATGTACTCAATTGGGCGTGGGTCCGAGCTTGGAAGCTCGAACCAGCAAAGACTCGAACCAGCAACCCTATTTCTCATGTTTTGACTTTTGAATTTTATCTTGATATAACCTGCCCCCCTGCTAGTTCGAGCTTCCAAGCTCGGACTTCCATGCGGTACAACGCTCAGCTGATTGAGTATCGTATTGGGCAGCATTAGAAATCTTACAAATGGCTGTTTATGGTGTGAGGTGGGCGTGCTTTTACGTTTTCGATACTATTGTTAATGTACTCAATTGGGCGTGGGTCCGAGCTTGGAAGCTCGAACCAGCAAAGACTCGAACCAGCAACCCTATTTCTCATGTTTTGAATTTTGAATTTTATCTTGATATAACCTGACCCCCTGCTAGTTCGAGCTTCCAAGCTCGGACTTCCATGCGGTATAACGCTCAGCTGATTGAGTATCGTATTGGGCAGCATCAGAAATCTTACAAATGGTTGTTTATGGTGTGAGGAGGGCGTGCTTTTACGTTTTCGATACTATTGTAAATGTAAACAATTGGGCGTGGGTCCGAGCTTGGAAGCTCGAACCAGCAAGGAACTTGGAAGCTTGAACCAGCAAGGAACTTGGAAGCCCAAACCAGCAAGGGACTCGAATCAGCAAGGGTCTCGAACCAGAAAAGTTTTGGGTATTTATGCAAAGCATGCAAAAAACGAATCCAGGATTCGAACATTTATGAGCAAAATCCAAGAATCTCTTGAAAGCCCGGTTCCTCAAATCCGTGAAATCAGTGAAATCAGTGACCCAGTTGCATTAGCCGGAGCTTCATAATAGCAGCAACCGACATGGAATCCGTAATTTCCCCTTTTTGCACCATCTCGTATGCCAAGTCAAATGAAATTTTCATTACATGTAACTCTTCCGTGTCCTCGGGGCAAGGTTCCAATTGCTGCAAATGACGGGCAAGATATATGATAGCGTACTCATCGCTCACCGAATTAGACAGGTGCATTTCCAGGATCGGTTCCCATTGGCCTGCCACCAGCCCCGTTTCTTCCAAAAGTTCTCTCTTGGCTGTTTCCAATGTGTCTTCCTGTCCCACTTTACCGCCCCCTTCAGGAATCTCCCAACTGAATTGATCTAAAGGAAAACGGTGTTGCCCCACCAGGTAGGTAAATCCCAAATCATCTAATGCGATCACCCCAACTGCCACATTCTTGAAATGCACCACTCCGTAAATCCCCGGACCACCCTTGGGGTTCAACACCTGGTGCTCGGTAACGCGGATCCAGTTGTTATCATATTTTACCTCGTCGGACAATTTCGTCCAAGGATTTTTATGTTGATCTGCCTGCATACTGCAAATTTACAGGCTATGGAAAGTTTTTCCTAATCGGAAAACCGGTTATAGATAGCGGTAATAGGTAAAGAAAGATTCATCTTTTCGATACCCGGTAGCTTCATATAATGATTGTGCATTATAGTTATCTGTTGCTGTTTGAAGCATTGTCCACTTGGCCTTCGTTGTATTGGCTAATCCCTGGGCAGCTTCCAATAAAGCTTTACCTAGCCCTTTCTTACGGAAATTTTCATTTACAAATAAATCATTCAACAACCAGCTTTTCCCCATGCTGATGGAGGAAAATATAGGGTACAACTGTGTGAAACCTGCCGCCTTACCGTCTACCGAAGCAAGAAATATAACGCTTTCATTATTCTGAAGCCGGGCAGTTAAGAATGCCTTAGCAGCGGGCAGGTCATCCTCCTGTTGATAAAAGACCCTGTATTCATTAAATAAAGGCGCTACCAAATCAATGTGCGCTAAGCTCGCTTTGATGATTTCCATAAATAGCCATTATTTGATCTAAATGATGCTGGAGATGCGCCCGGTAATCTGAAATAACGAACATCAGGTTTACAGGTTCACGATCACCGATTAAAATAGTTTTGTCTAAACTTTCCAATGGCAGTTTTTTCCATACAGATAAAACCTGTTGATTCAATCGCCACCAAAGTTCATATGTTTGTTTCCATTCCTGGCATTGATACTGTTGAGCATTAACCCAATTATTTTGTTCATATGTAGGTACCTCCACTCTTTCCTGCCATTGCGATAAGATAAATCTAGGCAAATTATTGATAGCAGAATCAATTAAATGACCTAAAATTTGTTGTATGCTCCACTTCCCTTCCGCCGGGTACAATTTCACGATACCTATTGGCATAGCAGCTAACTTGGGATAGATATCGTCTAAAACCATGGTTAAGTTTTGTATTTCCTCACCTAAAGGATGCGGTTCCAATTCAATCTCCATAATAATGTTACAACGTTCATAATGAACCCCTCCTTCCGGTTTTATTTCCTTGAAACCAAGTTTGCGGTACATATTGATTGCCGGTTCTAAAACCGTATTAGAATATAAAACCATCTTTTTATATCCTTGCGCGACAGCCTGTTCCATGATCCTTTTAGATAACAACCATCCTAATTTTTTCCCTCGTAGGCTTTCATCTACCCCTAACTTGGTCATTTCAACCGTTTCGTCATCAATAGGCATCAAGGCTACCGTCCCGGCGATGACACCATCGTACTTGATAAAGAGGATATAACCACCGGGATTGAGAATATAGGTTTCCGGTTGTTCCAAAACCTGTTTATCAAATTCTTCCATGTAGAAAAACTGCTCGATCCATACCCGGTTCAATTTTTCAAAATAAGGCGCTAGTTCCCTTGAATATGGGACGAACTCAATGCTCTGATTCGATGGCCAATTTTGCTGATTCATGTTGTAACTTTTTTTGTTTACTGTAAGCACTATTCACTAGGTAAACCCCGGCTAATGTTACCAAGCAGGATGTTCCCACGATCCAGTTCAGGTGCTCATCCAGGATAATATAACCCAAGATAATCGCAACAACAGGGTTTACATACGCATAGATCGATACTTGTGATGGCGGTAGCGTATTCAAGGCATAAACATACGCCGAGAAAGACAGCAAGGAACCGATAAATACCAGGTATAAAAGACTGGTCCACAATTCCATAGTAAAGCTTGATGTGGCATAACTTTCACCCATTAAATAAGAGATAATAACCATCACGATACCACTAAAAAACATCTGGTAGGCCGCGCTGTACATGGCATTAATTTTCAAGGCCCACTTTGCTGTCAATACGGAGCCGAATGCCCAGAATAGACAGCCGAGGAAAACGAGTACCAAGCCGAACTGGAACTCCGGTTTTAATATATCCTGCAAATAGTCATAAAATATCCCTACGACTCCCACGAAACCGATTATCATGCCTATGATAACCTTGGCAGAAATCTTTGATTTGCTGATCATAAAATAACTGAATATCGTGATCCAGATCGGTACGGTGGCCGCCACGATGGCACCTAGGCCGCTGGGTACAAACTTCATCGCCCAGGTCATTAACCCGTTACTGCCGCACAACATGATGACACCGATAATAAATAGTTTCGATAACATAGCCCTGCCGGGAATTTTATATCCTTTTATCAAGAAAACAGCTAGCAATATTACCCCGGCTATTGTTTGCCTCGTACCGGCCAGCAACATCCCGTGCATATATTCAACACCGATATGGGAAGCCAAATATGTTGTTCCCCAAAAGATACTTACGATGACCAAGGCCGCATAAGGCAAAAATTTTTGATTTTTCATTGGAGCGTTCGATTAAACGGTAGATTCTTTATATTGCTTATAAATCCTTCTGTATATGGAAACCTATGATGGAGAAACCTTCCCTGTAGTAAAAACGGTGCGCGTCCTTATTGGAAACATAGGCATCCAGCATAATACATTTACATGATTCTTGCTTCGCCTTCCGTTCCATCCACCTACAAAGAATTTTACCAATTCCCTTGGATCGAAAAGCTGCTGCGACGATCACGTTATCCATCTCGATATATTTACCAGAATACAATTTTGTATTGATCCAAAAGCCACTCACACCCACAGGCGCTCCCTGATCATTATACACCGCCACTTGCTTATAATGATTTCCTATCATGGCAGGCAATAATGATTCGTAATATTCCCGGGACATCTTGGGATTTAATAAACGGATCAATTCGAAGTTGGCCGCCATTTCATCGAAAGTCGATAATTCCTTGATAGTAAATGCACTTTCTAAATTCGTATTCATTTGTATGCGTATTAAACATGGATCGAGGAAAATGACGGCAGGTAGAAACCTCCCGTATTAATATCAACCTTATATCTTAGTTTCCTAAGATTATCTATAACTGTTCTAATGCCTTTTCTAAAGCTCCCTGCAACCTTTCCAAATCTTTAGCAGATGTACGCCAGTTTACGAATGCCGCACGTATGGCCGGGCTGCCATTATAGAAACTTGGCGTCAAGAACACTTCTCCACCTACATGAAGATTTGTTAAAAACCGTTTCGTGACTTCACCGGGATTATCACTTGGAATGTTTACAGCAAAGCAGACTACGTTTAAGTGCACCGGTGCTAATAATTTAAAGTTGGGATGCCGCTCAATGAACTGTCCGAACTGTTTAGCCCAGGCAATATTTTGGTCTACTAAATCTGAAAAACCATCTTTGCCATAAGCCATACAACTAAACCAAATCGGCAATGCCCTCAATCGGCGCGAGTTTTCAGGGCCGTAGTTGATGAAATTAAAATTTACCGCCGGATCACCAAGATAGGCTGCGCCCGGGTTTTGAAATACCCGTAATTGCAAATCCCGGTGTTTCGTGAATACCGCGGCGCCATCATAGGGGATATTCATCCACTTATGTCCATCGATCGTGATACTATCTACCCCTGCCCAACCATTCATAAGGTGTGCATAGCTATCCGAACAAGCTGCAAAGCCTCCGAATGCCGCATCTAAATGTATATATAATTGATGCCGGGCTTTCAATGCGACTAATGCCACGAGATCATCAAAGTCTGCCGTATTTACCGTTCCGGCGCTGGCAATAAATACATGCGGGCGACCGGGATGTTGCTCCAAATACTGCTCCAAGGCATTTACATCTACCGCTTCCCTACCGGGTAATACCGGAATTTTACGGACATGCTTCCTCCCGATGCCAAGCATTGAAATCGCTTTATATGAGCTAGAATGTGCTTGACATGTTAATATTTCAAATGCAGGCAAAACGCTAGTCCCCTCTTCGCTGATGACAACACCCTGCTGTTCTCCCCACCATTCTCTCGCTACGGCCAAACCTGTAAAATTAGCCATGGTAGCACCTGTTACTAAAGTCCCTTGAAAGGAAGGCGGAATGCTGAATAAGCGATGCAAGCATGCTATCGCCGCCCGATCAACTTGGAATGAAACGGATAAAACATCTGTCGCGTTCATATCTAGCACGCTGGTCAACCAGTCTGCCATCAATGCTGCCGGGCTATTGCCCCCGGTAACGAAGCCGAGGTACCGCCCGGAGGTGTTAGCCGTAATATACTCACCGTACGTTTCCATGAAAAGATTCCATGCCGATAATGCGCCGGTCCCGGAACGCGGGATCTCTGCCGCATCAATTCCCGGCACTTCCTTTACTACGGGCAACTGTTCCAAATCTTTCAAAAATTGTTTACTCCATTCTTGTACAGTTTGTAATACCTCGTCTAATCGATCGGAGTCTTGATGAAATACTTCTAACATGGATAACTAATTGACATCTTACATTGACAGGTCAAATTTCCAACTATTTCTAATAAAAAAACAGATGCAGTTTTGTTTATTTTAACCATATCAGATGAAAAAACATCAGAAGAGTGTACGGACACCGAACCGGTGCTTTTTTTCATGCTCTAACAACCACTTTT includes the following:
- a CDS encoding NUDIX domain-containing protein, with translation MQADQHKNPWTKLSDEVKYDNNWIRVTEHQVLNPKGGPGIYGVVHFKNVAVGVIALDDLGFTYLVGQHRFPLDQFSWEIPEGGGKVGQEDTLETAKRELLEETGLVAGQWEPILEMHLSNSVSDEYAIIYLARHLQQLEPCPEDTEELHVMKISFDLAYEMVQKGEITDSMSVAAIMKLRLMQLGH
- a CDS encoding GNAT family N-acetyltransferase codes for the protein MEIIKASLAHIDLVAPLFNEYRVFYQQEDDLPAAKAFLTARLQNNESVIFLASVDGKAAGFTQLYPIFSSISMGKSWLLNDLFVNENFRKKGLGKALLEAAQGLANTTKAKWTMLQTATDNYNAQSLYEATGYRKDESFFTYYRYL
- a CDS encoding GNAT family N-acetyltransferase; this translates as MNQQNWPSNQSIEFVPYSRELAPYFEKLNRVWIEQFFYMEEFDKQVLEQPETYILNPGGYILFIKYDGVIAGTVALMPIDDETVEMTKLGVDESLRGKKLGWLLSKRIMEQAVAQGYKKMVLYSNTVLEPAINMYRKLGFKEIKPEGGVHYERCNIIMEIELEPHPLGEEIQNLTMVLDDIYPKLAAMPIGIVKLYPAEGKWSIQQILGHLIDSAINNLPRFILSQWQERVEVPTYEQNNWVNAQQYQCQEWKQTYELWWRLNQQVLSVWKKLPLESLDKTILIGDREPVNLMFVISDYRAHLQHHLDQIMAIYGNHQSELSAH
- a CDS encoding EamA family transporter is translated as MKNQKFLPYAALVIVSIFWGTTYLASHIGVEYMHGMLLAGTRQTIAGVILLAVFLIKGYKIPGRAMLSKLFIIGVIMLCGSNGLMTWAMKFVPSGLGAIVAATVPIWITIFSYFMISKSKISAKVIIGMIIGFVGVVGIFYDYLQDILKPEFQFGLVLVFLGCLFWAFGSVLTAKWALKINAMYSAAYQMFFSGIVMVIISYLMGESYATSSFTMELWTSLLYLVFIGSLLSFSAYVYALNTLPPSQVSIYAYVNPVVAIILGYIILDEHLNWIVGTSCLVTLAGVYLVNSAYSKQKKLQHESAKLAIESEH
- a CDS encoding GNAT family N-acetyltransferase; translation: MNTNLESAFTIKELSTFDEMAANFELIRLLNPKMSREYYESLLPAMIGNHYKQVAVYNDQGAPVGVSGFWINTKLYSGKYIEMDNVIVAAAFRSKGIGKILCRWMERKAKQESCKCIMLDAYVSNKDAHRFYYREGFSIIGFHIQKDL
- a CDS encoding pyridoxal phosphate-dependent decarboxylase family protein, producing the protein MLEVFHQDSDRLDEVLQTVQEWSKQFLKDLEQLPVVKEVPGIDAAEIPRSGTGALSAWNLFMETYGEYITANTSGRYLGFVTGGNSPAALMADWLTSVLDMNATDVLSVSFQVDRAAIACLHRLFSIPPSFQGTLVTGATMANFTGLAVAREWWGEQQGVVISEEGTSVLPAFEILTCQAHSSSYKAISMLGIGRKHVRKIPVLPGREAVDVNALEQYLEQHPGRPHVFIASAGTVNTADFDDLVALVALKARHQLYIHLDAAFGGFAACSDSYAHLMNGWAGVDSITIDGHKWMNIPYDGAAVFTKHRDLQLRVFQNPGAAYLGDPAVNFNFINYGPENSRRLRALPIWFSCMAYGKDGFSDLVDQNIAWAKQFGQFIERHPNFKLLAPVHLNVVCFAVNIPSDNPGEVTKRFLTNLHVGGEVFLTPSFYNGSPAIRAAFVNWRTSAKDLERLQGALEKALEQL